One part of the Spirochaetota bacterium genome encodes these proteins:
- a CDS encoding putative sugar nucleotidyl transferase, producing MNVVIFEDNNYDSFYPISLTRPLWELRIGCLSLRERIVHYINENYSRANLYFFTRDYLVPHFRQKYPELRINDYSIFDSNEDILFINCTIIPDENIANPQRNVLVLHDNIPMIALVEMNRLRGESVNIVALLLKSECKTEMRNNSIKRLEYVWDLVRYNDKMIQDDFRYFQKFRINDEVNNVTIIGDANQIVIEGNVKIDPFVCIDLTNGPVIIRKNTVINSFTKIEGPCYIGEDCIILGARLRNGCSIGDCCRIGGEVEQSIFHGYSNKYHDGFIGHSYIGEWINLGALTTNSDLKNNYTTVKVYLSGTRVNSENIKVGCFIGDFAKTSIGTLINTGTSIGVGSMVVHSGAMAPYHLPSFTWFINNVIIDPGNFKQFIESCMAMTSRRQIDFSESYNDLLMRLYHMTQDNREKEILKWKRMQR from the coding sequence ATGAATGTAGTAATATTTGAAGATAATAATTACGATAGTTTTTATCCCATTTCTCTTACCAGACCATTATGGGAGCTTAGAATTGGGTGTCTTTCATTAAGAGAGAGAATAGTACATTATATAAATGAAAACTATAGTAGGGCGAATCTATATTTTTTTACAAGAGATTATCTTGTCCCGCATTTTAGACAAAAGTATCCTGAGTTGAGGATCAACGATTATTCAATTTTCGACTCAAATGAGGATATTCTATTCATAAACTGTACAATCATTCCGGATGAAAATATAGCAAATCCTCAAAGAAATGTCTTGGTTTTGCATGACAATATACCTATGATAGCGCTTGTCGAGATGAATAGATTACGAGGGGAATCGGTGAATATTGTAGCACTTCTGTTAAAATCAGAATGTAAAACGGAGATGAGAAATAATTCTATTAAGAGGCTAGAATATGTGTGGGATTTGGTTCGATATAATGATAAGATGATTCAAGATGATTTTAGGTATTTTCAGAAGTTCAGAATTAATGATGAGGTAAATAACGTAACAATTATAGGCGATGCCAACCAAATAGTAATAGAGGGGAATGTGAAAATCGATCCCTTTGTTTGTATCGATCTTACAAATGGTCCGGTTATCATTAGAAAGAACACCGTAATCAATTCATTTACTAAAATCGAAGGCCCCTGCTATATTGGAGAGGATTGTATTATTCTTGGCGCAAGGTTGAGGAACGGTTGTTCGATTGGTGATTGCTGCAGAATTGGCGGTGAGGTTGAACAATCAATATTTCATGGATATTCAAATAAGTATCATGATGGCTTTATTGGACATTCATATATAGGTGAGTGGATTAATTTAGGCGCTCTTACAACCAACAGTGATTTAAAGAACAACTATACAACAGTCAAGGTTTACCTATCAGGGACACGAGTCAATAGTGAAAATATTAAGGTGGGTTGCTTTATCGGTGATTTCGCAAAGACCAGCATCGGCACTCTGATAAACACTGGAACGAGTATTGGCGTTGGCTCAATGGTAGTTCATTCAGGAGCAATGGCCCCTTATCATTTGCCATCATTTACATGGTTTATCAATAATGTTATAATCGATCCAGGCAATTTTAAGCAATTCATAGAATCCTGCATGGCAATGACTTCTAGACGACAAATTGATTTTAGTGAGAGTTACAATGATTTATTGATGAGGCTCTATCATATGACTCAGGATAATCGGGAAAAAGAGATATTAAAATGGAAAAGAATGCAGAGATAA
- a CDS encoding energy transducer TonB gives MEKNAEIKISLIVLISFFVHLIFALGVFMPVYNEFMRIQGLNERSSGNRDVIVNINQDDRRVESRNTLMSDRDSSAKGHITKDKGDHWLNNFRDFILKRGKQNVGKTSDKSMDVRDKTGILVTDNTEVIIRLMKYEIGNIIGDDGVGEFTKIPDKNEFNRKNAIFYSTDGRFSFNTQKYKNFKYFKKLKDKVASHWFPPLLANSIIAGFDPLTGSYTPGRVRIMAIPNQLVKIYFTMNREGDVLDVVLVESMGNGALDSSCIDAIQLSRNFGEVPSEIKGNIVVIPFMFGYFVY, from the coding sequence ATGGAAAAGAATGCAGAGATAAAGATATCCTTAATAGTATTGATCTCCTTTTTTGTTCATTTGATTTTTGCTTTGGGGGTCTTTATGCCAGTATATAATGAATTTATGAGGATACAGGGATTGAATGAGAGGTCCAGCGGAAATAGGGATGTAATTGTAAATATCAATCAGGATGATAGAAGAGTAGAAAGCCGGAATACCCTTATGTCTGATAGGGATTCTAGTGCAAAGGGTCATATTACGAAGGATAAGGGTGATCACTGGTTGAATAATTTTAGGGATTTTATTTTGAAGAGGGGTAAGCAGAATGTAGGGAAGACCTCTGATAAGAGCATGGATGTGAGAGATAAAACTGGAATCTTGGTCACTGATAACACAGAGGTCATTATCCGTTTAATGAAATATGAAATTGGTAATATTATTGGTGATGATGGTGTAGGAGAATTTACAAAAATACCAGACAAGAATGAGTTTAATAGAAAAAATGCCATTTTTTATTCTACTGATGGAAGATTTTCCTTTAATACACAAAAATATAAGAATTTTAAGTATTTTAAAAAACTAAAAGATAAAGTCGCTTCTCATTGGTTTCCTCCCCTGTTGGCTAATTCCATAATCGCCGGTTTTGATCCGCTTACCGGCAGCTATACTCCTGGTCGAGTAAGAATAATGGCAATTCCCAATCAATTGGTGAAGATATATTTTACAATGAACAGGGAGGGAGATGTGCTCGATGTAGTCCTTGTAGAATCCATGGGCAATGGGGCCTTGGATTCCTCCTGTATTGACGCTATTCAACTTTCAAGGAATTTTGGTGAAGTGCCATCTGAAATTAAGGGCAATATTGTAGTGATCCCCTTTATGTTCGGGTATTTTGTGTATTAG
- a CDS encoding YhjD/YihY/BrkB family envelope integrity protein — protein MSKNSLKISEIKNLKNKISTLLNDIYLGEKTYSKINNKIINGTKVFIVSSKKFILDDCFTKASSIAYMTIISLIPTLTVVLTFYSIFSGVGDKKEELFRRITLFMIEHNIKLNIDPFIEVILSLIENAGKIGGIGAIVMVFSATGVLRTFEKSLDGIWRVKHGRPFILKIIYYWATLTLGPLILISGTTVAARISATFSSPNYNSAYIAKDNKIWVVGNKSNILYSENLNMNFLPLPHDRIDFYNQRIFKFDIGRKTFKKEDEFMFEPRELKKSGFTDIQFIGDYGWIIGDNGIILHTKDMGKSWSFNKFGAFDFNDICMIDQKTGFIAADDGYLLTTKNGGRGWKVIEWKELTSNLKSISFYKSHGIIAGDRGIVLKTIDAGKTWNFIQLDEIIRKNRPISLNYTYHINEDEVLLIGDEGTILYGNTNTKEWNNRKFLNIGYYSALFINSSTGYIAGEKGDLIYTENAGQKWHIINQLPSKINKILHNNNNLWVIGDTGLIMRSSDNGGSWKGMEGKHFGVFLLNFFAPFAFIWLLFLLTYLVIPNTRVQFKPASIGAAFTSTVWVIFILLFIVYIKSLAKGTVAIYGALAAFPLFLLLVYASSLIVLFGAEVSYTLMHPQSYMDTRKALKGKNEINVYYGISILYQIYKKFEEGRGATSYKDLLKITSNQYSELDSFIVLFKEEKIILESGEESFIPANSSSNIILADVITKIHDISFDIPNQSASNPLKNYLHNLFISFKKSREEIVGGKSLNDIIKEIG, from the coding sequence ATGAGCAAAAACTCCCTCAAAATTTCAGAAATTAAAAATCTCAAGAATAAGATCAGTACTCTGTTAAATGATATATATCTCGGAGAAAAAACCTATAGTAAAATTAACAATAAAATAATTAATGGGACCAAGGTCTTTATTGTATCATCTAAAAAATTTATCCTCGACGACTGCTTTACAAAGGCTTCATCTATTGCTTATATGACCATAATCTCACTAATCCCAACACTCACTGTTGTATTAACATTCTATTCAATTTTTTCAGGTGTAGGCGATAAGAAAGAAGAACTCTTTCGACGTATAACCCTCTTTATGATTGAGCATAATATTAAGCTCAATATTGATCCGTTTATTGAAGTCATTTTAAGTCTCATTGAAAATGCCGGAAAAATTGGGGGAATCGGTGCTATTGTAATGGTATTTTCTGCTACAGGAGTCTTAAGAACTTTTGAAAAATCATTAGATGGTATTTGGCGAGTCAAACATGGCAGACCCTTTATTCTAAAAATAATATATTATTGGGCAACCCTAACGTTAGGCCCATTGATTCTAATCTCTGGGACAACAGTTGCAGCCAGGATTTCCGCTACTTTCTCCTCTCCTAATTACAATTCAGCATATATTGCAAAGGATAACAAAATCTGGGTTGTAGGCAACAAGTCAAATATTCTTTATTCTGAAAATCTTAATATGAATTTTCTGCCACTTCCCCATGATAGGATAGACTTTTATAACCAGAGGATATTTAAATTCGATATTGGTCGTAAAACCTTTAAAAAAGAAGATGAGTTCATGTTTGAACCGAGAGAATTAAAAAAATCCGGATTCACGGATATCCAGTTTATTGGAGATTATGGATGGATAATTGGGGATAATGGGATCATTCTACATACAAAAGACATGGGAAAGAGTTGGTCCTTTAATAAGTTTGGAGCATTTGACTTTAATGATATTTGTATGATAGATCAAAAGACAGGATTTATTGCTGCTGATGACGGATATCTACTAACCACCAAAAATGGCGGAAGAGGTTGGAAAGTTATTGAGTGGAAGGAGTTGACATCAAATCTAAAATCAATATCATTTTATAAAAGCCATGGAATTATAGCTGGAGATAGGGGAATTGTTCTAAAAACAATTGATGCAGGAAAAACATGGAATTTTATACAATTGGATGAGATTATAAGGAAAAATAGACCCATAAGCCTCAATTACACCTATCACATTAATGAAGATGAAGTCCTCCTAATAGGAGATGAGGGAACTATACTATATGGCAATACTAACACTAAAGAGTGGAATAATAGGAAATTCTTAAATATAGGCTATTATAGCGCCCTATTTATCAACAGTTCTACTGGTTACATTGCAGGAGAGAAGGGGGATCTCATTTACACTGAGAATGCTGGTCAAAAATGGCATATAATCAACCAACTCCCATCAAAAATTAATAAAATATTACACAATAACAACAATCTTTGGGTAATTGGTGATACTGGCTTGATAATGAGATCTTCAGATAATGGAGGATCATGGAAGGGGATGGAAGGGAAACATTTTGGCGTATTTCTATTAAACTTCTTTGCCCCCTTTGCTTTTATCTGGTTGCTCTTTTTATTAACATATTTGGTAATCCCAAATACCAGAGTTCAATTTAAGCCCGCATCAATTGGAGCGGCATTCACCAGTACAGTGTGGGTAATCTTCATTCTGCTCTTTATTGTCTACATTAAATCTTTAGCCAAGGGGACTGTAGCAATATATGGAGCCCTTGCGGCGTTTCCCCTCTTTCTCCTTCTGGTATATGCATCATCATTGATAGTGCTCTTTGGTGCTGAAGTCTCCTATACGCTGATGCATCCTCAATCATATATGGATACTAGAAAGGCCCTAAAGGGGAAAAATGAAATAAATGTATATTACGGGATATCCATATTGTATCAGATATACAAAAAATTTGAGGAGGGAAGGGGAGCAACGTCCTATAAGGATCTGTTAAAGATAACATCCAATCAATACTCAGAGCTTGATTCCTTCATTGTGTTATTCAAAGAAGAAAAAATCATTCTTGAATCAGGAGAGGAAAGCTTCATCCCTGCAAATTCTTCAAGTAATATTATTTTGGCGGATGTAATTACTAAGATTCATGATATCAGCTTCGATATTCCAAATCAATCCGCATCCAATCCTTTAAAGAATTATCTTCACAATCTGTTTATAAGTTTCAAGAAGTCAAGGGAAGAGATCGTTGGAGGAAAATCCTTAAATGATATAATTAAGGAGATTGGATAA
- the rpsU gene encoding 30S ribosomal protein S21, which yields MTSPLEVEVNGDIERAFKNLKKKMAFEGIFKELKRRRYYEKPSEERKRKSEEAARRRIKKMRRISTQNQGKRLIPPKTDFKVEEKRESE from the coding sequence ATGACAAGTCCACTTGAAGTCGAAGTAAACGGGGATATTGAAAGGGCCTTTAAGAACCTTAAGAAGAAGATGGCTTTTGAAGGTATTTTCAAGGAGTTGAAGAGAAGAAGATACTATGAGAAACCCAGTGAGGAGAGGAAGAGGAAGAGTGAAGAGGCGGCAAGAAGACGGATTAAAAAGATGAGGCGTATCTCAACACAAAATCAGGGGAAACGGTTAATACCTCCTAAGACAGATTTTAAGGTAGAGGAGAAGCGTGAGAGTGAATAG
- a CDS encoding replication-associated recombination protein A: MSKERDIRPLAERCRPHSLDEFVGQKHLLGFGKIINVILEKNIPFSLIMWGDPGTGKTTLARLIAECCEMESYFISAISSGVVDVRKIIERGKENKKNGIQTLLFLDEIHRFNKAQQDAVLGAVEVGSIILIGATTENPSFQVIAPLLSRTRVLKLNKLSEEELLQILDNALDRDEILRDMNLVFEKGVKDKIVGFAQGDARLMLNILETSVLLSDNGRIIEETLMEAVRDQSIYYDRAGDRHYDTISAFIKSLRGSDPNASVYYLARMLISGEDPEFIARRMVIFASEDIGNAYPNAITIATSTLTAVKSIGMPESEIILSQCATFLATSPKSNAAFRAIKSAKAIAKEIDLDIPMHLRNAPTELMKDIGYAKGYKYPHDYEEHFVNEEYLPDKIRDKVFYDPTDEGSEKSMKLRLSRLWPEKYKC, encoded by the coding sequence ATGAGCAAGGAAAGAGATATAAGACCACTGGCTGAGAGATGTCGCCCTCATTCATTGGATGAATTTGTTGGGCAAAAACACCTACTTGGGTTTGGTAAAATTATTAATGTCATTTTAGAGAAAAATATACCCTTTTCACTTATTATGTGGGGTGATCCTGGAACAGGTAAGACTACACTTGCAAGACTCATAGCTGAATGCTGTGAAATGGAGTCATATTTTATTAGCGCCATCTCCTCAGGGGTTGTGGATGTTAGAAAGATAATAGAGAGGGGTAAGGAGAACAAGAAGAACGGGATTCAAACCCTTCTCTTTTTAGATGAAATACACAGGTTTAATAAGGCTCAGCAGGATGCCGTTTTGGGGGCTGTGGAGGTTGGTAGCATTATTTTAATTGGCGCAACAACCGAAAATCCATCTTTTCAGGTCATTGCCCCCCTGCTCTCAAGAACCAGGGTATTGAAGTTGAACAAATTATCCGAAGAAGAACTTCTTCAGATACTTGATAATGCCCTTGATAGAGACGAGATTTTACGAGACATGAACCTGGTATTCGAAAAGGGGGTTAAGGATAAAATTGTTGGTTTTGCTCAGGGGGATGCAAGGTTAATGTTAAATATCCTTGAAACCTCTGTATTGCTATCTGATAATGGTCGAATTATTGAAGAAACACTTATGGAGGCAGTACGAGATCAGTCCATATATTACGATAGAGCTGGGGATAGGCATTATGATACTATTTCTGCCTTTATTAAGTCCCTTAGGGGTTCTGATCCCAATGCATCAGTATATTATCTTGCAAGAATGCTAATATCAGGGGAAGATCCTGAGTTTATTGCAAGACGAATGGTTATTTTCGCATCCGAGGATATAGGGAATGCATATCCAAATGCCATAACTATTGCTACATCGACCCTTACCGCAGTCAAGAGTATAGGCATGCCGGAGTCAGAAATAATACTATCTCAATGCGCAACCTTCCTAGCGACCTCTCCCAAGAGCAATGCCGCTTTCCGAGCAATAAAGAGCGCTAAGGCCATTGCAAAGGAGATTGATCTGGATATACCAATGCATCTTAGGAATGCGCCTACTGAGTTGATGAAGGATATAGGATATGCGAAGGGATATAAATATCCTCATGATTATGAAGAGCATTTTGTAAATGAGGAGTATCTGCCAGATAAAATCAGAGATAAGGTATTCTATGACCCCACTGATGAGGGTAGCGAAAAGTCAATGAAATTGAGATTGAGCAGGCTTTGGCCTGAAAAATATAAATGTTGA
- the pyrE gene encoding orotate phosphoribosyltransferase: protein MDISNARERLFNLLYSRSFLYREDPPFKLANGGVSPYYFNCKTITLDPEGCFLSGKLVFQAIKGFNIDAIGGLTLGADPISLSTILEAFQNSIRISPLIVRKEPKKHGTSRWIEGNLEGVQRAVVVDDVITTGQSTITAIDRLRDLGIEIASVVVLIDREEGGRENIEATGVEVISLFNRTDFDLKMSDLAST from the coding sequence ATGGATATAAGTAATGCAAGGGAGAGGTTGTTCAATCTTCTCTATTCACGGTCGTTTCTGTATAGAGAAGATCCTCCATTTAAGCTTGCCAATGGAGGTGTGAGTCCCTATTATTTTAATTGTAAGACAATTACCCTTGATCCTGAGGGGTGCTTCCTTTCGGGAAAGTTGGTTTTTCAGGCGATAAAGGGATTTAATATTGATGCCATCGGTGGACTTACCTTAGGGGCTGATCCAATCTCCTTGTCCACAATACTTGAGGCTTTTCAAAATAGCATTAGGATATCACCCCTTATTGTAAGAAAAGAGCCTAAAAAACATGGCACATCCAGGTGGATAGAGGGGAACCTTGAAGGCGTTCAAAGGGCTGTGGTTGTTGATGATGTTATTACCACTGGTCAGTCCACAATTACCGCAATTGATCGATTAAGGGATTTAGGTATCGAGATTGCAAGTGTTGTTGTCTTGATCGATAGGGAAGAGGGTGGCAGAGAGAATATCGAGGCAACAGGCGTTGAAGTTATCTCTCTTTTCAATAGGACCGATTTCGACCTTAAGATGTCCGATTTGGCTTCAACTTAA